The following coding sequences lie in one Fundulus heteroclitus isolate FHET01 chromosome 20, MU-UCD_Fhet_4.1, whole genome shotgun sequence genomic window:
- the gnl3l gene encoding guanine nucleotide-binding protein-like 3-like protein — protein sequence MSKAKQKRAKRLGFLGKLKTKDGRKPDGSGSTNNPKQPGVRQAQDSRKSEDVRKQRLQDLQEKQKLSREREMMKRRNLQTFQSDILQRQRAFELKETEMQSLEKHENFENENSRKAYYREFKKVVEASDVILEVLDARDPLGCRCPQVEQAVIQSGTNKKIVLVLNKIDLVSKEIVEKWIRYLRNEFPTVAFKASTQQQTKNLKRSNVPVTQATSELLSSSACIGADCLMKLLGNYCRNQDIKTAITVGVVGFPNVGKSSLINSLKRARACNIGATPGVTKCLQEVHLDKHIKLLDCPGIVMATSTTDAAMILRNCVKIEQLVDPLPPVEAILRRCNKAQIIEHYGVPDFQTPQEFLALLARRQGKLRKGGLPDTDKAAKSVLMDWTGGRISYFTHPPETHTLPTHVSAEIVSEMGKAFDWDELEKGNQEVLAESTCPDIQMGFCMETGGMTQGAQSESAELVMEGGSVEDEDKGEAEFMEDDQDSEFGPMTVEIKAQKKIGCSVKDAAPKAPDLKDIVKVDPLQQGQALLAARKKRKKLQKRADKISTKLSDTLMSAMDF from the exons ATGTCCAAAGCGA AGCAAAAACGAGCTAAACGTCTCGGTTTTCTTGGAAAATTGAAG ACTAAAGATGGACGGAAGCCCGATGGCTCAGGGTCGACAAACAATCCAAAGCAGCCAGGTGTCCGTCAGGCACAGGACTCCAGGAAATCAGAGGATGTCAGGAAGCAAAGG CTTCAAGATCTGCAGGAAAAGCAGAAGCTGTCCAGAGAACGcgagatgatgaagaggagaaaTTTACAAACCTTTCAGAGCGACATCCTACAGCGACAAAGagcgtttgagctgaag GAAACAGAGATGCAGAGTttggaaaaacatgaaaactttgAAAATGAGAATTCAAGAAAGGCATATTACAGAGAATTTAAAAAG GTTGTGGAGGCCTCTGATGTGATTTTGGAGGTGCTGGATGCCCGTGACCCTCTGGGCTGCAGATGTCCTCAGGTGGAACAAGCTGTCATCCAGAGTGGAACCAACAAGAAGATCGTTTTAGTCCTTAATAAGATTG ATTTGGTATCAAAAGAAATTGTGGAAAAGTGGATTAGGTATCTCCGTAACGAGTTTCCTACTGTGGCTTTTAAAGCATCTACCCAGCAACAAACTAAGAACTTG AAACGCAGTAACGTCCCAGTGACACAGGCCACCTCTGAGCTTCTGAGCAGCAGTGCATGCATTGGAGCCGACTGCTTGATGAAACTACTGGGTAATTATTGCCGCAACCAGGACATCAAGACTGCCATCACCGTGGGAGTTGTAG GTTTTCCTAACGTGGGGAAGAGTAGTTTGATCAACAGTCTGAAACGGGCCCGGGCGTGCAACATTGGCGCCACACCTGGTGTCACAaa GTGTCTTCAAGAAGTGCATTTAGACAAACATATAAAGCTCCTGGATTGTCCTGGAATCGTCATGGCAACATCAACAACTGATGCTGCAATGATTCTTCGTAATTGCGTGAAAATCGAGCAGCTTGTAGATCCTCTTCCACCCGTTGAGGCCATCCTCCGAAGGTGTAACAAGGCACAG ATCATTGAGCACTACGGCGTTCCAGACTTTCAGACACCTCAGGAGTTCCTGGCTCTTCTTGCCCGGCGTCAAGGCAAGCTGAGGAAGGGAGGACTGCCTGACACCGATAAGGCAGCGAAGAGCGTGTTGATGGACTGGACTGG AGGAAGGATCAGCTACTTTACACACCCACCAGAGACGCACACTCTGCCCACCCACGTCAGCGCTGAGATCGTTTCAGAGATGGGCAAAGCCTTTGACTGGGACGAGCTGGAAAAAGGAAATCAGGAGGTTCTTGCAG AGTCCACTTGCCCTGACATCCAAATGGGGTTCTGCATGGAAACCGGCGGAATGACGCAAGGGGCTCAGAGTGAGTCAGCTGAGCTGGTAATGGAAGGAGGATCTGTGGAGGATGAAGATAAAGGCGAAGCTGAATTCATGGAGGATGATCAGGATTCGGAG TTTGGACCAATGACCGTGGAAATAAAAGCACAGAAGAAGATTGGCTGCTCTGTAAAAGATGCTGCTCCCAAAGCTCCAGATTTGAAGGATATTGTGAAAGTAGATCCTCTCCAGCAGGGTCAGGCACTCCTAGCTGCtaggaagaaaaggaaaaagctgcagaaaagagctg acaaaaTTTCTACTAAACTCTCAGACACACTTATGTCTGCAATGGATTTCTAA
- the tfe3b gene encoding transcription factor E3b, whose product MSSRVLLRQQLMREQAQEQERREAQQQASASQLRASDSTPAISVTLPPNAARPPPAQVPVEVLKVQTHLENPTKYHIQQAQRQQVKQYLSTTLGNKAVTQSLGVSPVHQSSSAPEVGPSASSAPNSPMALLNIGSNKEEIDDVIDDIISLESSFNDEIITLIDSGLQLPSTLPGNLLDVYHSPGMAGPTLTVSNSCPADLPQIKREITDADTKAFLKERQKKDNHNLIERRRRFNINDRIKELGTLIPKSSDPETRWNKGTILKASVDYIRKLQKEQQRAKDIEVRQKKLEQANHILMLRIQELEMQARLHGLPAANNISSALNPNVSQQQQQQQHHQAAPHGGQPLPTNTAAASTLSLSSLGAAAQPLPASFLSPPSSDSPAGVTLSSPLDLGSLSFAELDDPTASALYPDVGLGDILMDDGCALSPERMGEPLFSPLSPGASKTSSRRSSLDMDEDL is encoded by the exons ATGTCGTCCCGTGTGTTGCTGCGGCAGCAGCTGATGCGAGAACAAGCTCAGGAGCAGGAGAGGCGTGAGGCCCAGCAGCAGGCCTCTGCCTCTCAGCTCCGAGCCTCTGATTCCACGCCAGCCATCTCCGTCACTCTGCCACCCAATGCTGCTCGTCCTCCGCCAGCACAGGTGCCTGTGGAGGTGCTAAAG GTGCAGACCCACTTGGAGAACCCCACCAAGTACCACATCCAGCAGGCCCAGAGGCAGCAGGTCAAGCAGTACCTCTCCACCACTTTGGGGAACAAGGCGGTCACCCAGTCCCTCGGCGTCTCCCCGGTGCACCAGTCCAGTTCGGCCCCTGAAGTCGGCCCTTCTGCCAGCAGCGCCCCCAACAGTCCCATGGCTCTGCTCAACATCGGCTCCAACAAGGAGGAA ATTGATGACGTGATCGACGACATCATCAGCCTCGAATCCAGCTTCAACGACGAAATCATTACTCTGATCGATTCGGGTCTCCAGTTGCCCAGCACG ctCCCGGGAAATCTGCTGGATGTTTACCACAGCCCTGGAATGGCAGGTCCTACTCTCACCGTTAGCAACTCCTGCCCTGCTGACCTTCCACAGATTAAAAGGGAAATTACTG ACGCAGACACCAAAGCATTTTTGAAAGAGCGGCAGAAGAAAGACAACCATAACCTCA TTGAGCGGAGGCGACGATTCAACATAAACGACCGAATTAAGGAGCTGGGTACCCTGATCCCCAAGTCCAGTGACCC AGAGACGCGTTGGAATAAAGGCACCATCCTGAAGGCTTCTGTGGACTACATCAGGAAGTTGCagaaggagcaacagagagCCAAGGATATCGAAGTGCGGCAGAAGAAGTTGGAGCAGGCCAACCACATCCTAATGTTACGCATCCAG GAACTTGAAATGCAGGCTCGGCTCCACGGACTCCCAGCCGCCAACAACATTTCCTCTGCTTTGAATCCCAAcgtctcccagcagcagcagcagcagcagcatcatcagGCAGCTCCCCACGGCGGCCAGCCGTTGCCCACGAACACGGCAGCAGCCTCCACCCTGAGCCTCTCCAGCCTGGGAGCCGCAGCGCAGCCGCTGCCGGCCTCCTTCCTGTCCCCGCCCTCCTCGGACTCCCCCGCCGGAGTCACCCTCAGCAGCCCGCTGGACCTCGGCAGCCTGAGCTTCGCCGAGCTGGACGACCCCACCGCCTCGGCGCTCTACCCGGACGTCGGCCTGGGGGACATCCTCATGGACGACGGGTGCGCCCTGTCCCCCGAGAGGATGGGCGAGCCGCTGTTTTCTCCTCTGTCACCAGGTGCCTCTAAAACCAGCAGCCGCCGGAGCAGCCTTGACATGGACGAGGACTTGTGA